From a single Mycolicibacterium mengxianglii genomic region:
- a CDS encoding TIGR03619 family F420-dependent LLM class oxidoreductase, producing the protein MQLVFNLPHMLRLKATSQPWEADVTGADQTRMVKRADEMGYDMIAVPEHFIIPNEHVELSGPHYLQSTIAQAHFAGATEKIRLNSCITVLPLQHPIVLAKTLATADWLSNGRMMVTFGVGWLEREFEILGVPFHERGRIADEYLAAIVELWTSDSPHFEGKYVSFSDVAFEPKPVQKPHLPIFIGGDADAALKRAAKYASGWWSFLTPPEKIAERLDFIKSQPGYDGRPFDVVHGMSTTRVGEGHAVLDDPNGRAGMSAEEIIDRLSWLGEQGVTISAVPLPTVRGVDEYLEYAQWVIEDIKPQVR; encoded by the coding sequence GTGCAACTCGTGTTCAATCTCCCGCATATGTTGCGGCTCAAGGCCACCTCTCAGCCCTGGGAAGCCGATGTGACCGGCGCAGACCAGACCCGCATGGTCAAGCGTGCCGACGAAATGGGCTACGACATGATTGCCGTGCCTGAGCATTTCATCATTCCCAACGAGCACGTCGAGCTATCCGGACCGCACTATCTGCAGTCCACCATCGCCCAGGCCCACTTCGCCGGCGCGACCGAAAAGATCCGCCTCAACTCCTGCATCACCGTGCTGCCGCTGCAGCATCCGATCGTGCTGGCGAAGACACTGGCCACGGCCGACTGGCTGAGCAACGGACGCATGATGGTCACCTTCGGTGTCGGCTGGCTGGAGCGCGAATTCGAAATTCTCGGTGTGCCGTTTCACGAGCGCGGCCGGATCGCCGACGAGTACCTTGCCGCCATCGTCGAGTTGTGGACCAGCGATTCACCGCACTTCGAAGGCAAGTATGTGTCGTTCAGCGATGTCGCCTTCGAACCGAAACCAGTGCAGAAACCCCATCTTCCGATTTTCATCGGCGGTGACGCCGACGCCGCGCTCAAACGTGCCGCCAAGTACGCCTCCGGTTGGTGGTCGTTCCTCACTCCTCCGGAGAAGATCGCCGAGCGCCTGGATTTCATCAAGTCACAACCCGGCTATGACGGCCGGCCGTTCGACGTGGTCCACGGTATGAGCACCACCAGGGTCGGCGAAGGCCACGCCGTTCTCGATGATCCCAATGGGCGCGCCGGGATGAGCGCAGAGGAGATCATCGACCGCCTCTCATGGCTCGGCGAGCAAGGCGTGACCATCAGTGCGGTCCCGCTACCGACGGTCCGAGGGGTCGATGAATACCTCGAGTACGCACAATGGGTGATCGAGGACATCAAGCCCCAAGTGCGCTAG
- a CDS encoding aldehyde dehydrogenase family protein, which yields MTAVESDSGVLAGEERMLIDGELVHAAGGAFFDVEHPASEQVAGRVTDGTVADMERAVGAARRAFDNTDWSRDVEFRYHCLMQLHAALDRNKERLRRILITEVGCPVTVSGSQIESPIEEVKHWAEHGRAFDYLQDNGVHETQLGPARRKLSYEAIGVVGAITPWNVPFYLNIAETVPALMAGNTVVLKPAQLTPWSGSEYGRIVAEETDIPAGVFNVVTSNANEVGAALSADPRVDMITFTGSTATGRAILAAGAPTVKKTLLELGGKSAHIVLDDADFSSALPLAAMMACVMSGQSCILPSRILLPRSRYDEGLQILAASMAAFPVGDPWTPGNMQGPQISATQRQKVLGLIQSGIDSGARLLTGGGVPENLTTGYYTQATLLADVDPDSQVAQEEIFGPVLTVTPYDSDEDAIAIANNSIYGLSGEVSSADPERALRVAQRMRTGNVSINAKSHFGISSPFGGTKQSGLGYRNGEQGYMEYLDIKTIGMPA from the coding sequence ATGACTGCCGTCGAAAGTGACTCGGGTGTGCTCGCGGGTGAAGAGCGGATGCTTATCGATGGGGAGTTGGTGCACGCCGCCGGCGGCGCCTTCTTCGACGTGGAGCATCCGGCTTCTGAGCAGGTGGCAGGTCGGGTCACGGACGGCACGGTTGCCGATATGGAACGCGCGGTCGGCGCGGCGCGGCGGGCGTTCGACAACACCGATTGGTCGCGGGATGTGGAGTTTCGGTACCACTGCCTGATGCAATTGCACGCGGCGCTGGATCGCAACAAGGAGCGACTGCGCAGGATCTTGATCACCGAGGTGGGGTGTCCGGTCACGGTCTCGGGTAGCCAGATCGAAAGCCCGATCGAGGAAGTAAAACACTGGGCCGAGCATGGCCGGGCTTTTGATTATCTGCAGGACAACGGTGTGCACGAGACCCAGTTGGGTCCGGCGCGGCGCAAACTGTCCTATGAGGCGATCGGGGTGGTCGGGGCCATCACCCCGTGGAATGTGCCGTTCTATTTGAATATCGCCGAGACGGTGCCGGCGCTGATGGCCGGTAACACCGTGGTGTTGAAGCCGGCACAGTTGACGCCGTGGTCGGGCAGCGAATACGGCCGGATCGTGGCCGAGGAAACCGATATCCCTGCCGGGGTGTTCAACGTGGTGACCTCGAATGCCAATGAGGTGGGTGCGGCGTTGTCAGCGGATCCGCGGGTGGACATGATCACCTTCACCGGCTCCACCGCGACGGGTCGGGCGATCCTGGCGGCCGGAGCGCCGACGGTGAAGAAAACCCTGCTGGAGCTGGGCGGTAAGTCTGCCCACATCGTTCTCGACGACGCCGATTTCTCCTCGGCGTTGCCGCTCGCGGCGATGATGGCGTGTGTGATGTCGGGTCAGTCGTGCATTCTTCCGTCGCGGATTCTGTTGCCGCGCAGCCGTTATGACGAGGGTCTGCAGATCCTGGCCGCCAGCATGGCTGCGTTCCCGGTGGGCGATCCGTGGACACCGGGCAATATGCAGGGCCCGCAGATCAGCGCCACCCAGCGTCAGAAGGTGCTCGGCCTGATCCAGAGCGGCATCGATTCCGGGGCGCGGCTGCTGACCGGCGGCGGTGTTCCGGAAAACCTGACCACCGGCTACTACACCCAGGCCACCCTGCTGGCAGACGTCGATCCGGATTCGCAGGTCGCGCAGGAAGAGATCTTCGGGCCGGTGCTCACGGTCACCCCGTATGACTCCGATGAGGACGCGATCGCGATAGCGAACAACTCGATCTACGGGCTCTCAGGGGAAGTATCCAGTGCCGATCCGGAACGGGCACTGCGGGTGGCGCAGCGGATGCGGACCGGCAATGTCAGCATCAATGCGAAGTCTCATTTCGGTATCTCCAGCCCATTCGGCGGCACCAAGCAGTCCGGGCTGGGCTACCGAAACGGCGAGCAGGGCTACATGGAGTACCTCGATATCAAGACCATCGGAATGCCCGCCTGA
- a CDS encoding TetR/AcrR family transcriptional regulator, which translates to MRRQPNPEQRRLDLCDAAIQLLADDGAKGVSHLKIDRKSGVPDGTTSFYFRTRSALLQAVGERVSELDLEELQAATGAGSAATGRRPKTGASGLATLVIRSATGDGLVRTKARNELALLASRDPALEAARKRYDERFFSLIRDAVMRLAESDSDAALVDEQAYVVMMFISGVLLAFASGDRTIRTAKQLDLIIGGIVAGVGGKS; encoded by the coding sequence ATGCGCCGACAGCCGAATCCCGAACAGCGCCGTCTCGACCTGTGTGACGCGGCCATCCAGCTGCTCGCCGATGACGGCGCCAAAGGCGTGAGTCACCTCAAGATCGACCGCAAGTCCGGCGTGCCCGACGGCACGACATCCTTCTACTTCCGCACCCGCTCCGCGCTGCTCCAGGCCGTCGGTGAGCGAGTTTCCGAGCTGGATCTCGAGGAGTTGCAGGCCGCGACCGGAGCAGGATCCGCCGCCACAGGACGCCGCCCCAAAACCGGAGCGTCCGGCCTGGCAACCCTGGTGATCCGATCTGCGACGGGAGACGGGCTGGTGCGGACCAAGGCCCGAAATGAGCTTGCTCTGCTGGCATCCCGTGACCCCGCTCTCGAGGCCGCCCGGAAACGCTACGACGAGCGATTCTTTTCTCTCATCCGGGACGCGGTGATGCGGCTTGCGGAATCCGATTCCGATGCGGCGCTGGTAGATGAGCAGGCCTATGTCGTGATGATGTTCATCAGTGGCGTGCTGTTGGCCTTCGCCAGCGGTGACCGGACGATCCGGACTGCCAAGCAACTGGACCTGATCATCGGTGGCATCGTTGCGGGCGTGGGTGGAAAATCCTGA
- a CDS encoding SDR family NAD(P)-dependent oxidoreductase — protein MSLALDLSGRRVLITGAGQGVGRGLTLDFAASGAEVMVNDLHTDRAESVVSEVHTAGGRALPVPFDVTDYASVTDALSAAGSPDILINNAGNAGAEGFGSRSAFADTEPASWEPFLKVNLYGVMYCTRAVLPAMIANKWGRVITIVSDAGRTGDAGGAAYAASKAGAAGLTRSIALEAGRHGVTANNIALGTMRTPLTEPLWAQADSPQAKAILQNYAIRRPGSPGDVSHLAIVLASDHGSWITGQTIPVNGGYSFAL, from the coding sequence ATGTCCCTAGCTCTCGATCTGTCCGGGCGGCGGGTATTGATCACCGGAGCGGGTCAAGGCGTGGGGCGAGGACTCACCCTCGACTTCGCAGCGTCGGGCGCCGAGGTCATGGTCAATGACCTCCATACCGATCGCGCGGAATCGGTTGTCTCCGAGGTGCATACCGCGGGTGGAAGAGCCCTGCCGGTTCCCTTCGACGTCACCGACTACGCATCGGTCACCGACGCTCTCTCCGCGGCCGGAAGCCCCGACATCCTGATCAACAACGCGGGCAACGCCGGCGCCGAGGGTTTCGGCAGCCGCAGCGCTTTCGCCGATACCGAGCCGGCCAGCTGGGAACCTTTCCTCAAGGTCAACCTGTACGGCGTCATGTACTGCACCCGCGCAGTGTTGCCTGCCATGATCGCCAACAAATGGGGCCGGGTCATCACCATCGTGTCCGATGCCGGACGCACCGGCGACGCCGGTGGCGCCGCCTATGCGGCGTCCAAGGCCGGCGCGGCCGGACTCACCCGCTCGATCGCGTTGGAGGCGGGCCGTCACGGTGTCACCGCCAACAACATCGCACTGGGCACCATGCGCACTCCGCTCACCGAACCGCTGTGGGCGCAGGCAGATTCACCCCAGGCCAAGGCGATTCTGCAGAACTACGCGATTCGCCGTCCCGGCAGCCCCGGTGACGTCAGCCATCTCGCGATCGTCTTGGCCAGCGACCACGGCTCCTGGATCACCGGGCAGACGATTCCCGTCAACGGTGGGTACTCGTTCGCGCTCTGA
- a CDS encoding amidohydrolase family protein — MIELTDATGAVMNTPVIDASVHIFCQSNKDLRQTFMREPFRSRGFPDYEMDWYGAPGGEYLKDSKGPDRQYPGSDPALVAEELFDKRGVDIAILHPMTRGIMPDRHLGTAIAAAHNEMMVTRWLAHEEFGDRFRGTIRVNPDDVAGALREIDKYKDHPQVVQIGIPLQSRELYGKPQFWPLWDAAVAADLPVAAHIEVGAGVAFPPTPSGKTRTYEQYLSFMGLNYLYHLMNMIAEGVFERTPELKFVWADGAADLLTPFMWRMDCFGRPHLEQTPWAPKMPSDYLPGHVYFVQGLFDGPGDTDFAGEWLSFTGKEDMTMFGSSYPHWDSNVLTVPSSYTAEQRDKLAWRNAAELYGIQSPAIPSAVPAQ, encoded by the coding sequence ATGATCGAGCTCACCGATGCCACCGGCGCCGTGATGAACACGCCCGTCATCGATGCCAGCGTGCACATCTTCTGCCAGTCCAACAAAGACCTGCGTCAGACCTTCATGCGCGAGCCCTTCCGTAGCCGCGGCTTTCCCGACTACGAGATGGACTGGTACGGCGCGCCCGGCGGCGAATACCTCAAGGACAGCAAGGGTCCCGACCGCCAGTACCCGGGTTCGGATCCGGCGCTGGTGGCCGAGGAACTCTTCGACAAGCGCGGTGTCGACATCGCGATTCTGCATCCGATGACCCGCGGCATCATGCCCGACCGGCACTTGGGGACTGCTATTGCCGCGGCGCACAACGAGATGATGGTGACGCGCTGGCTCGCTCACGAGGAGTTCGGCGACAGGTTCCGCGGAACCATCCGGGTCAACCCTGATGACGTGGCCGGTGCACTGCGCGAGATCGACAAGTACAAAGACCACCCGCAGGTGGTGCAGATCGGGATTCCGTTGCAGTCGCGCGAACTCTATGGCAAGCCACAGTTCTGGCCGCTGTGGGACGCCGCCGTTGCGGCCGACCTGCCGGTCGCGGCGCACATCGAGGTCGGTGCCGGCGTCGCTTTCCCGCCTACGCCGTCCGGTAAGACCAGGACCTACGAGCAGTACCTGTCCTTCATGGGGTTGAACTACCTGTATCACCTGATGAACATGATCGCCGAGGGTGTTTTCGAGAGAACGCCGGAGCTGAAGTTCGTCTGGGCCGACGGAGCTGCCGACCTGCTGACGCCCTTCATGTGGCGGATGGACTGCTTCGGCAGGCCACACCTGGAGCAGACGCCGTGGGCGCCGAAGATGCCGTCGGACTATCTACCTGGCCATGTCTACTTCGTTCAAGGACTGTTCGACGGGCCGGGTGACACCGACTTCGCCGGCGAGTGGCTGAGCTTCACCGGCAAGGAAGACATGACCATGTTCGGCTCCAGCTACCCGCACTGGGACAGCAATGTGCTGACCGTTCCGAGCAGTTACACCGCTGAGCAGCGCGACAAACTGGCCTGGCGCAACGCCGCCGAGCTGTACGGCATTCAAAGCCCAGCCATCCCGTCCGCCGTTCCGGCACAGTAG
- a CDS encoding amidohydrolase family protein, giving the protein MTVTANPRVPAKERIAVRCVDSDVHPMPKRGQLLEYIPEPWRSKYFLHHPVGDQIYYDAPDYAHSYAMRVDSFPPDGEFACSDPDMALRQLIMEAGSDIAILEPTHGESRLPEATAAYCTATNAWLADNWLDSHNNWHERWRGSICVAIEDQPSAVREIEQWAEHPYMSQILIKAEPRPSWGDPIYDQVWATATKYDMPVSCHLSRGVYETLPIPPVGLPSYNHDFMVTYSLLAANQVMSLIFDGTFDRHPTLRIVFIEHAFTWILPLMWRMDAIYAKRKSGLDIKRKPSEYVKDHIKFSTQPLDYPEDKTELSRAFEWMECEKILLYSSDYPHWTFDDPRWLVKHLPEHAREAIMFRNGIETYKLPETVPVLEGQVRVF; this is encoded by the coding sequence ATGACGGTTACCGCGAATCCACGAGTACCGGCCAAAGAGCGCATTGCCGTGCGCTGTGTCGATTCCGATGTCCACCCGATGCCCAAGCGTGGACAGCTCTTGGAGTACATCCCCGAGCCGTGGCGAAGCAAGTACTTCCTGCACCACCCGGTGGGTGACCAGATCTATTACGACGCACCCGATTACGCGCACTCATATGCGATGCGCGTTGACAGCTTCCCACCCGACGGCGAATTCGCCTGCAGCGATCCGGATATGGCGCTGCGTCAGCTGATCATGGAAGCCGGCTCCGATATCGCCATCCTGGAGCCGACCCATGGTGAGAGCCGGCTGCCCGAAGCCACTGCGGCATACTGCACCGCGACCAACGCGTGGCTGGCCGACAACTGGCTGGATTCCCACAACAACTGGCATGAACGCTGGCGCGGGTCGATCTGCGTCGCCATCGAGGACCAGCCGAGCGCGGTGCGGGAAATCGAGCAGTGGGCCGAACATCCCTACATGTCCCAGATCCTGATCAAGGCCGAACCCCGCCCGTCCTGGGGCGACCCCATCTACGACCAGGTGTGGGCGACCGCCACCAAATACGACATGCCGGTGAGCTGCCACCTGTCCCGTGGGGTGTACGAAACCCTCCCGATCCCGCCGGTAGGGCTGCCGAGCTACAACCACGACTTCATGGTCACCTACTCACTGCTGGCCGCCAACCAGGTGATGAGCCTGATCTTCGACGGCACCTTCGACCGCCACCCCACGCTGCGGATCGTGTTCATCGAGCACGCCTTCACCTGGATCCTGCCGCTGATGTGGCGGATGGACGCCATCTATGCCAAGCGCAAGTCGGGGCTGGACATCAAACGCAAACCGAGCGAGTACGTCAAAGACCACATCAAGTTCAGCACGCAGCCGCTGGACTATCCCGAGGACAAGACCGAACTCTCACGCGCGTTCGAGTGGATGGAGTGCGAGAAGATCCTGCTGTACAGCTCCGACTACCCGCACTGGACCTTCGACGACCCGCGCTGGCTGGTCAAGCATCTGCCCGAGCATGCACGCGAAGCGATCATGTTCCGCAACGGAATCGAAACCTACAAGCTCCCCGAGACGGTGCCCGTCCTCGAGGGCCAGGTCCGGGTCTTCTGA
- a CDS encoding Rieske (2Fe-2S) protein, translating into MTDQKPPRLAQGREHVVATVDEIPPGTHKVVPIGRHGVGVYNVNGTFYAIANYCPHEGGPLCAGRARGRNIVDESVPGDAVMVRDMEFIYCPWHQWGFELATGTTAVKPEWSIRTYPVRVVDNEVLVMA; encoded by the coding sequence GTGACAGATCAGAAGCCGCCCCGGCTCGCGCAGGGGCGCGAGCATGTTGTTGCCACCGTCGACGAGATCCCACCCGGTACGCACAAAGTGGTGCCCATCGGCCGTCACGGAGTCGGTGTGTACAACGTCAACGGAACTTTCTACGCCATCGCCAACTACTGCCCGCACGAGGGCGGCCCGTTGTGCGCCGGTCGCGCGCGGGGCCGCAATATCGTCGATGAGAGTGTGCCCGGCGACGCCGTGATGGTCCGCGACATGGAGTTCATCTACTGCCCCTGGCATCAATGGGGATTCGAGCTGGCCACCGGGACCACAGCAGTGAAACCGGAATGGAGTATCCGCACCTATCCGGTGCGGGTCGTGGACAACGAAGTGTTGGTGATGGCATGA
- a CDS encoding NADH-ubiquinone oxidoreductase-F iron-sulfur binding region domain-containing protein, producing the protein MNTTAARDSELAVIPWPGLTPRLLRTEPGVEDLAGYRSAGGYQTLDDVDALLSAVELSGIVGRGGAAFPLAVKLRSVRAAWQRGQATVVVANGEEGEPASVKDRWLLRHRPHLVLDGLRLAARLVGAQHVHVYLSDPVSFNAVGTALGALDDGTLDGITVSVKVVDPGYVAGEETAAVRAINGGPAKPSDKPPRPFEEGVGGLPTMVSNVETLANLPFLHRHGAEQYRAAGTSTSPGTLLVTVTGGGRPGALYEVPFGVAFTELVAAHGVPAESVRGVLMGGYFAGLLNTEVLDVTLDHENLRRLDSGLGCGAISLITEECPVAVAAAVLSYFDRENAGQCGSCFNGTAAMAAVGAALRDGMADSEDLARLERWSVVLRGRGACATLDAATNTAASLLRNFPTEVARHLDNECPTCGDQTFRAERPFAVETVSSK; encoded by the coding sequence ATGAACACCACTGCCGCACGTGATTCGGAGCTCGCCGTCATCCCGTGGCCGGGGCTGACACCGCGGTTGTTGCGCACCGAACCGGGCGTCGAAGACCTCGCGGGTTACCGTTCCGCCGGCGGGTACCAGACCCTCGACGACGTGGACGCGCTGTTGTCGGCGGTGGAATTGTCCGGCATCGTCGGCCGCGGCGGCGCCGCTTTCCCCCTGGCGGTGAAGCTGCGCAGTGTGCGTGCGGCATGGCAGCGCGGACAGGCCACCGTCGTCGTCGCCAACGGCGAGGAAGGTGAACCCGCCTCGGTCAAGGACCGCTGGTTACTGCGCCACCGGCCGCATCTGGTGCTGGACGGGCTGCGGCTGGCCGCCCGCCTGGTCGGCGCCCAACACGTGCATGTCTATCTGTCGGATCCAGTGTCTTTCAACGCTGTTGGGACGGCGCTCGGCGCGCTCGACGACGGCACCCTGGACGGCATCACCGTCAGCGTCAAGGTGGTGGACCCGGGATACGTCGCCGGCGAGGAAACCGCGGCGGTGCGGGCCATCAACGGCGGGCCGGCCAAACCCAGCGACAAGCCGCCGCGGCCGTTCGAAGAGGGTGTCGGCGGGCTACCCACCATGGTCAGCAATGTCGAGACCTTGGCGAACCTACCGTTTCTGCACCGGCACGGCGCCGAGCAGTACCGGGCGGCCGGCACCTCCACCTCGCCGGGCACCCTGCTGGTGACGGTCACCGGCGGCGGACGACCCGGCGCGCTGTATGAGGTGCCCTTCGGGGTCGCCTTCACCGAGTTGGTGGCAGCTCACGGTGTTCCCGCCGAATCGGTGCGGGGAGTGCTGATGGGCGGTTACTTCGCCGGGCTGCTCAACACCGAGGTCCTCGACGTCACCCTGGATCACGAGAACCTCCGCCGCCTCGACAGCGGATTGGGTTGCGGCGCGATCTCGCTCATCACCGAGGAATGTCCGGTTGCCGTGGCGGCGGCGGTGCTGAGCTACTTCGACCGGGAGAACGCCGGGCAGTGCGGCTCGTGTTTCAACGGTACTGCGGCCATGGCCGCAGTCGGTGCGGCGCTGCGCGACGGCATGGCCGACAGTGAGGATCTGGCGCGGCTGGAACGTTGGTCGGTGGTACTCCGCGGCCGGGGAGCCTGCGCGACGCTGGATGCCGCGACGAACACCGCGGCCAGCCTGCTGCGGAATTTCCCCACCGAGGTGGCCCGCCACCTCGACAACGAGTGCCCGACGTGCGGTGACCAGACGTTCCGCGCCGAACGTCCGTTCGCAGTGGAAACGGTGAGTTCGAAATGA
- a CDS encoding acyl-CoA dehydrogenase family protein, translated as MQLTFDADVEEFRAEFVAFLDEHLPPEADTAERPRTCSHIPEWARRWQRLQFDHGWLLPGNPPEYGGRNATVVQQYVHQEELSKRRMYHSFNPQGVGIVAASILSFGTEEQKQRWAVPILRAEMTASVGMSEPSSGSDLASLRTRAVADGDDFVVNGQKVWTSGAHDADVLLTLVRTDPDVAKHKGISVLLIPTDSDGLVRRPFATMCHHDDLDFNEVFFTDVRVPKENLVGPLNGGWKVANGALGHERTMMWIQFADRLHNLIRDFEPVTELDRDRYATLLMDRQALQLIGSAAIAGAARGEDDLGAIAVLKVLGSEAEREASEYALAASGSEGLLHPATTAPYAPYDLDYLSASWFERYARSFGGTIAGGTSEIQRNIIAQQVLGLPRK; from the coding sequence GTGCAACTCACGTTCGACGCCGATGTCGAAGAATTCCGTGCCGAGTTCGTCGCCTTCCTGGACGAACACCTTCCTCCGGAGGCCGATACCGCCGAGCGGCCCCGGACCTGCTCACACATCCCGGAGTGGGCGCGCCGTTGGCAGCGGCTGCAGTTCGACCACGGCTGGCTGCTGCCGGGCAATCCGCCCGAGTACGGCGGTCGCAACGCCACGGTTGTGCAGCAGTACGTGCACCAGGAGGAGCTGTCCAAGCGTCGCATGTACCACAGCTTCAACCCCCAGGGTGTGGGCATCGTGGCGGCTTCGATCCTGTCCTTTGGTACCGAGGAGCAGAAGCAGCGCTGGGCGGTGCCGATCCTGCGTGCGGAGATGACCGCATCGGTCGGCATGAGTGAACCGAGCTCCGGATCGGATCTGGCGTCGCTGCGCACCAGGGCGGTCGCCGACGGCGACGACTTCGTGGTCAACGGGCAGAAAGTGTGGACCTCAGGCGCGCACGACGCCGACGTGCTGCTCACACTGGTGCGCACCGATCCGGATGTGGCCAAGCACAAGGGGATCAGCGTGCTGCTGATCCCCACCGACAGTGACGGTCTGGTTCGCCGGCCCTTCGCCACCATGTGTCATCACGACGATCTGGATTTCAACGAGGTCTTTTTCACCGATGTGCGGGTGCCCAAGGAGAACCTGGTCGGGCCACTCAACGGCGGGTGGAAGGTGGCCAACGGAGCGCTCGGGCACGAGCGGACGATGATGTGGATCCAGTTCGCCGATCGTCTGCACAACCTGATCCGGGATTTTGAGCCGGTGACCGAACTCGACCGGGACCGCTACGCCACCCTGCTGATGGATCGCCAGGCGCTGCAGCTGATCGGGTCGGCGGCCATCGCCGGGGCGGCCCGCGGTGAGGACGACCTCGGGGCAATTGCGGTGCTCAAGGTGCTGGGCTCGGAGGCTGAGCGGGAAGCATCCGAATATGCCTTGGCCGCTTCGGGTTCCGAGGGTCTGTTACACCCGGCGACCACCGCGCCGTATGCGCCGTACGACTTGGACTATCTGTCGGCCAGTTGGTTCGAGCGCTATGCGCGCAGTTTCGGCGGAACGATTGCCGGCGGGACGTCGGAGATCCAGCGCAACATCATTGCCCAGCAGGTGCTTGGTCTACCGCGAAAGTAG
- a CDS encoding alpha/beta fold hydrolase, translating to MSAPQTIATELKGGEQSIEINDGQVVYEILGTSGDFIALTPGGRFSKDIPGLRPLAEELVKGGYRVLLWDRPNCGKSDVQFYGKSESHMRAETLQQLITKLDIGPCIIAGGSGGARDSLLTTMLYPELVTKLVVWNIVGGVYGSFVLGGHYVVPSILAVRGAGIQGLLQVGEWKERIEQNPANLGRLQGLDADEFLKVMLRWLNAFVPKPGQTIPGVEDEMFDNIKVPTLIIRGGENDWDHPKRTSLEVSCLIKGSQLIDPPWPEDAWERAGEKFAASGGKTFCLFDTWVQAAPAILDFLGR from the coding sequence ATGAGCGCTCCCCAGACGATCGCGACCGAACTCAAAGGCGGCGAGCAGTCAATCGAGATCAACGACGGCCAGGTGGTCTACGAAATCCTGGGCACATCGGGTGATTTCATTGCGCTGACCCCCGGCGGGCGGTTCAGCAAAGACATCCCCGGCCTGCGACCGCTGGCGGAGGAACTGGTCAAGGGCGGCTACCGGGTGTTGTTGTGGGACCGGCCCAACTGCGGCAAGTCCGACGTGCAGTTCTACGGCAAGAGCGAATCCCACATGCGGGCCGAGACTTTGCAGCAGCTGATCACAAAGCTGGACATCGGCCCGTGCATCATCGCCGGCGGCTCCGGTGGAGCGCGCGACTCGCTGCTGACCACCATGCTCTACCCCGAACTCGTCACCAAGCTGGTGGTGTGGAACATCGTCGGTGGTGTCTACGGCTCGTTCGTATTGGGTGGGCACTACGTGGTGCCCAGCATCCTCGCGGTGCGGGGCGCCGGGATCCAGGGCCTTCTGCAGGTGGGTGAATGGAAGGAACGGATCGAGCAGAACCCGGCGAATCTCGGGCGCCTTCAGGGCCTGGATGCCGACGAGTTCCTCAAGGTGATGTTGCGCTGGCTCAACGCTTTCGTCCCCAAGCCCGGCCAGACCATTCCCGGTGTCGAAGACGAGATGTTCGACAACATCAAGGTTCCCACGCTGATCATCCGGGGCGGGGAGAACGACTGGGACCACCCGAAGCGGACGTCACTGGAGGTGAGCTGCCTGATCAAGGGATCCCAGCTGATCGATCCGCCGTGGCCGGAGGATGCCTGGGAACGTGCGGGCGAGAAGTTCGCCGCCAGTGGCGGCAAGACCTTCTGCCTGTTCGACACCTGGGTTCAGGCCGCGCCGGCGATCCTGGATTTCCTCGGACGCTGA
- a CDS encoding nuclear transport factor 2 family protein, which produces MDAQALADQLEITHLLTRYARAVDTKDWEMYRSVFTADATIDYSSAGAIVGTRDEVVDWFSQAFGVIPWTMHYITNIDADINGDTATVTAMFYNPMQLPGMTEPSYCGGYYHHHLVRTPSGWQSRQLREENLWFRNGPGSDG; this is translated from the coding sequence ATGGATGCCCAGGCCCTCGCCGACCAGCTGGAGATCACCCATCTGTTGACTCGCTATGCCCGCGCCGTCGATACCAAAGATTGGGAGATGTACCGCTCGGTGTTCACCGCCGACGCGACCATCGACTATTCGTCTGCCGGAGCGATCGTCGGTACCCGCGATGAGGTGGTCGACTGGTTCAGTCAGGCGTTCGGCGTGATTCCCTGGACCATGCACTACATCACCAATATCGATGCCGATATCAACGGCGACACGGCCACCGTCACAGCGATGTTCTACAACCCGATGCAGCTACCAGGGATGACAGAACCCAGCTACTGCGGCGGCTATTACCACCACCACCTGGTCCGCACCCCGAGCGGTTGGCAAAGCCGGCAACTCCGCGAAGAGAACCTCTGGTTCCGCAACGGACCCGGCTCAGACGGCTGA